The following proteins come from a genomic window of Chanos chanos chromosome 15, fChaCha1.1, whole genome shotgun sequence:
- the pdha1a gene encoding pyruvate dehydrogenase E1 subunit alpha 1a isoform X2: protein MQKMLTIISNVLRGSASRNGTRVVVSARTYADFTPQATFDIKKCDLHRLEEGPPQQAVLTREEGLQYYRTMQTMRRMELKADQLYKQKIIRGFCHLYDGQSLTDSSQEACAVGIEAGINLTDHLITAYRAHGYTLTRGGTVREILAELTGRRGGIAKGKGGSMHMYTKNFYGGNGIVGAQVPLGAGVALACKYQEKNELCVCLYGDGAANQGQIFETYNMASLWKLPCIFICENNKYGMGTSVERAAASTDYYKRGDFIPGLRVDGMDVLCVREATKFAAEHCRSGKGPILMELQTYRYHGHSMSDPGISYRTREEIQEVRSKSDPISMLKDRMLNNNMASVEELKEIDVEVRKEIEDAAQFATTDPEPPLDDLCNHLFYNDPPIEVRGTNPWTKLKSVS, encoded by the exons GGGACTAGAGTTGTGGTGTCAGCCCGCACCTATGCAGACTTCACACCCCAGGCAACTTTCGACATCAAG AAGTGTGACCTGCACCGGCTGGAGGAGGGCCCGCCTCAACAGGCAGTGCTGACACGGGAGGAGGGGCTGCAGTATTACCGCACCATGCAAACAATGAGACGCATGGAACTGAAAGCAGATCAGCTCTACAAACAGAAAATTATCAGAGGATTCTGTCATCTGTATGACGGACag tcTTTGACTGACTCCTCACAGGAAGCGTGTGCAGTGGGTATTGAAGCTGGCATCAACCTGACAGATCACCTGATCACAGCGTACCGCGCCCACGGGTACACACTGACCCGTGGTGGTACCGTCAGAGAGATCCTGGCAGAGCTGAccg gacgtAGGGGAGGTATTGCCAAGGGGAAAGGAGGCTCCATGCACATGTACACCAAGAACTTCTATGGAGGAAACGGCATAGTGGGAGCACAG GTGCCTCTTGGGGCAGGTGTGGCACTTGCCTGTAAGTACCAGGAGAAgaatgagctgtgtgtttgtctctatgGTGATGGTGCTGCAAATCAG GGTCAGATCTTTGAGACCTATAACATGGCGTCTCTGTGGAAATTGCCCTGTATCTTTATCTGTGAGAATAATAAGTACGGAATGGGAACATCAGTGGAGAGAGCAGCTGCTAGCACTGACTACTACAAGAGAGGAGACTTCATACCAGGACTGAGG gtggaTGGCAtggatgttctgtgtgtgagagaagccaCCAAATTCGCTGCTGAACACTGCAGATCTGGGAAG GGTCCTATTCTAATGGAGCTCCAGACATACCGTTACCATGGACACAGCATGAGTGATCCAGGCATCAG TTACCGCACACGAGAGGAGATCCAGGAGGTGCGCAGTAAGAGTGACCCCATCTCCATGCTGAAGGACCGCATGCTGAACAACAACATGGCCAGTGTGGAGGAACTGAAG gagaTAGACGTGGAGGTGAGGAAGGAGATTGAGGATGCTGCTCAGTTTGCCACCACAGACCCAGAGCCCCCGCTGGACGATCTGTGTAACCACCTCTTCTATAACGACCCCCCCATAGAGGTCCGTGGCACCAACCCCTGGACCAAGCTCAAATCTGTCAGTTAA
- the pdha1a gene encoding pyruvate dehydrogenase E1 subunit alpha 1a isoform X1, with the protein MQKMLTIISNVLRGSASRNGAEMVSEGTRVVVSARTYADFTPQATFDIKKCDLHRLEEGPPQQAVLTREEGLQYYRTMQTMRRMELKADQLYKQKIIRGFCHLYDGQEACAVGIEAGINLTDHLITAYRAHGYTLTRGGTVREILAELTGRRGGIAKGKGGSMHMYTKNFYGGNGIVGAQVPLGAGVALACKYQEKNELCVCLYGDGAANQGQIFETYNMASLWKLPCIFICENNKYGMGTSVERAAASTDYYKRGDFIPGLRVDGMDVLCVREATKFAAEHCRSGKGPILMELQTYRYHGHSMSDPGISYRTREEIQEVRSKSDPISMLKDRMLNNNMASVEELKEIDVEVRKEIEDAAQFATTDPEPPLDDLCNHLFYNDPPIEVRGTNPWTKLKSVS; encoded by the exons GGGACTAGAGTTGTGGTGTCAGCCCGCACCTATGCAGACTTCACACCCCAGGCAACTTTCGACATCAAG AAGTGTGACCTGCACCGGCTGGAGGAGGGCCCGCCTCAACAGGCAGTGCTGACACGGGAGGAGGGGCTGCAGTATTACCGCACCATGCAAACAATGAGACGCATGGAACTGAAAGCAGATCAGCTCTACAAACAGAAAATTATCAGAGGATTCTGTCATCTGTATGACGGACag GAAGCGTGTGCAGTGGGTATTGAAGCTGGCATCAACCTGACAGATCACCTGATCACAGCGTACCGCGCCCACGGGTACACACTGACCCGTGGTGGTACCGTCAGAGAGATCCTGGCAGAGCTGAccg gacgtAGGGGAGGTATTGCCAAGGGGAAAGGAGGCTCCATGCACATGTACACCAAGAACTTCTATGGAGGAAACGGCATAGTGGGAGCACAG GTGCCTCTTGGGGCAGGTGTGGCACTTGCCTGTAAGTACCAGGAGAAgaatgagctgtgtgtttgtctctatgGTGATGGTGCTGCAAATCAG GGTCAGATCTTTGAGACCTATAACATGGCGTCTCTGTGGAAATTGCCCTGTATCTTTATCTGTGAGAATAATAAGTACGGAATGGGAACATCAGTGGAGAGAGCAGCTGCTAGCACTGACTACTACAAGAGAGGAGACTTCATACCAGGACTGAGG gtggaTGGCAtggatgttctgtgtgtgagagaagccaCCAAATTCGCTGCTGAACACTGCAGATCTGGGAAG GGTCCTATTCTAATGGAGCTCCAGACATACCGTTACCATGGACACAGCATGAGTGATCCAGGCATCAG TTACCGCACACGAGAGGAGATCCAGGAGGTGCGCAGTAAGAGTGACCCCATCTCCATGCTGAAGGACCGCATGCTGAACAACAACATGGCCAGTGTGGAGGAACTGAAG gagaTAGACGTGGAGGTGAGGAAGGAGATTGAGGATGCTGCTCAGTTTGCCACCACAGACCCAGAGCCCCCGCTGGACGATCTGTGTAACCACCTCTTCTATAACGACCCCCCCATAGAGGTCCGTGGCACCAACCCCTGGACCAAGCTCAAATCTGTCAGTTAA
- the pdha1a gene encoding pyruvate dehydrogenase E1 subunit alpha 1a isoform X3 — MQKMLTIISNVLRGSASRNGTRVVVSARTYADFTPQATFDIKKCDLHRLEEGPPQQAVLTREEGLQYYRTMQTMRRMELKADQLYKQKIIRGFCHLYDGQEACAVGIEAGINLTDHLITAYRAHGYTLTRGGTVREILAELTGRRGGIAKGKGGSMHMYTKNFYGGNGIVGAQVPLGAGVALACKYQEKNELCVCLYGDGAANQGQIFETYNMASLWKLPCIFICENNKYGMGTSVERAAASTDYYKRGDFIPGLRVDGMDVLCVREATKFAAEHCRSGKGPILMELQTYRYHGHSMSDPGISYRTREEIQEVRSKSDPISMLKDRMLNNNMASVEELKEIDVEVRKEIEDAAQFATTDPEPPLDDLCNHLFYNDPPIEVRGTNPWTKLKSVS, encoded by the exons GGGACTAGAGTTGTGGTGTCAGCCCGCACCTATGCAGACTTCACACCCCAGGCAACTTTCGACATCAAG AAGTGTGACCTGCACCGGCTGGAGGAGGGCCCGCCTCAACAGGCAGTGCTGACACGGGAGGAGGGGCTGCAGTATTACCGCACCATGCAAACAATGAGACGCATGGAACTGAAAGCAGATCAGCTCTACAAACAGAAAATTATCAGAGGATTCTGTCATCTGTATGACGGACag GAAGCGTGTGCAGTGGGTATTGAAGCTGGCATCAACCTGACAGATCACCTGATCACAGCGTACCGCGCCCACGGGTACACACTGACCCGTGGTGGTACCGTCAGAGAGATCCTGGCAGAGCTGAccg gacgtAGGGGAGGTATTGCCAAGGGGAAAGGAGGCTCCATGCACATGTACACCAAGAACTTCTATGGAGGAAACGGCATAGTGGGAGCACAG GTGCCTCTTGGGGCAGGTGTGGCACTTGCCTGTAAGTACCAGGAGAAgaatgagctgtgtgtttgtctctatgGTGATGGTGCTGCAAATCAG GGTCAGATCTTTGAGACCTATAACATGGCGTCTCTGTGGAAATTGCCCTGTATCTTTATCTGTGAGAATAATAAGTACGGAATGGGAACATCAGTGGAGAGAGCAGCTGCTAGCACTGACTACTACAAGAGAGGAGACTTCATACCAGGACTGAGG gtggaTGGCAtggatgttctgtgtgtgagagaagccaCCAAATTCGCTGCTGAACACTGCAGATCTGGGAAG GGTCCTATTCTAATGGAGCTCCAGACATACCGTTACCATGGACACAGCATGAGTGATCCAGGCATCAG TTACCGCACACGAGAGGAGATCCAGGAGGTGCGCAGTAAGAGTGACCCCATCTCCATGCTGAAGGACCGCATGCTGAACAACAACATGGCCAGTGTGGAGGAACTGAAG gagaTAGACGTGGAGGTGAGGAAGGAGATTGAGGATGCTGCTCAGTTTGCCACCACAGACCCAGAGCCCCCGCTGGACGATCTGTGTAACCACCTCTTCTATAACGACCCCCCCATAGAGGTCCGTGGCACCAACCCCTGGACCAAGCTCAAATCTGTCAGTTAA
- the pdha1a gene encoding pyruvate dehydrogenase E1 subunit alpha 1a isoform X4 codes for MQKMLTIISNVLRGSASRNGTRVVVSARTYADFTPQATFDIKKCDLHRLEEGPPQQAVLTREEGLQYYRTMQTMRRMELKADQLYKQKIIRGFCHLYDGQEACAVGIEAGINLTDHLITAYRAHGYTLTRGGTVREILAELTGRRGGIAKGKGGSMHMYTKNFYGGNGIVGAQGQIFETYNMASLWKLPCIFICENNKYGMGTSVERAAASTDYYKRGDFIPGLRVDGMDVLCVREATKFAAEHCRSGKGPILMELQTYRYHGHSMSDPGISYRTREEIQEVRSKSDPISMLKDRMLNNNMASVEELKEIDVEVRKEIEDAAQFATTDPEPPLDDLCNHLFYNDPPIEVRGTNPWTKLKSVS; via the exons GGGACTAGAGTTGTGGTGTCAGCCCGCACCTATGCAGACTTCACACCCCAGGCAACTTTCGACATCAAG AAGTGTGACCTGCACCGGCTGGAGGAGGGCCCGCCTCAACAGGCAGTGCTGACACGGGAGGAGGGGCTGCAGTATTACCGCACCATGCAAACAATGAGACGCATGGAACTGAAAGCAGATCAGCTCTACAAACAGAAAATTATCAGAGGATTCTGTCATCTGTATGACGGACag GAAGCGTGTGCAGTGGGTATTGAAGCTGGCATCAACCTGACAGATCACCTGATCACAGCGTACCGCGCCCACGGGTACACACTGACCCGTGGTGGTACCGTCAGAGAGATCCTGGCAGAGCTGAccg gacgtAGGGGAGGTATTGCCAAGGGGAAAGGAGGCTCCATGCACATGTACACCAAGAACTTCTATGGAGGAAACGGCATAGTGGGAGCACAG GGTCAGATCTTTGAGACCTATAACATGGCGTCTCTGTGGAAATTGCCCTGTATCTTTATCTGTGAGAATAATAAGTACGGAATGGGAACATCAGTGGAGAGAGCAGCTGCTAGCACTGACTACTACAAGAGAGGAGACTTCATACCAGGACTGAGG gtggaTGGCAtggatgttctgtgtgtgagagaagccaCCAAATTCGCTGCTGAACACTGCAGATCTGGGAAG GGTCCTATTCTAATGGAGCTCCAGACATACCGTTACCATGGACACAGCATGAGTGATCCAGGCATCAG TTACCGCACACGAGAGGAGATCCAGGAGGTGCGCAGTAAGAGTGACCCCATCTCCATGCTGAAGGACCGCATGCTGAACAACAACATGGCCAGTGTGGAGGAACTGAAG gagaTAGACGTGGAGGTGAGGAAGGAGATTGAGGATGCTGCTCAGTTTGCCACCACAGACCCAGAGCCCCCGCTGGACGATCTGTGTAACCACCTCTTCTATAACGACCCCCCCATAGAGGTCCGTGGCACCAACCCCTGGACCAAGCTCAAATCTGTCAGTTAA